A genomic stretch from Falco naumanni isolate bFalNau1 chromosome 6, bFalNau1.pat, whole genome shotgun sequence includes:
- the C1D gene encoding nuclear nucleic acid-binding protein C1D: MEMSEDDTNTEDYPTEIHDYLAAFEKSLGSVDEMLKTMMSVSRSELLQKLEPLEQAKLDLVSVYTLNSMFWVYLATQGINPKEHPVKQELERIRTYMNKVKEIADKKKASKLDKGAASRFVRNALWEPNAEDEHTSKTPAKGKKRKMD, from the exons ATGGAAATGTCAGAAGATGATACTAATACGGAAGACTACCCCACTGAAATTCATGATTATCttgcagcatttgaaaaatctCTTGGTTCTGTAGATGAGATGCTGAAGACAATGATGTCAGTTTCCAGGAGTGAGCTTCTCCAAAAG tTAGAGCCTCTTGAGCAAGCAAAGCTGGATTTGGTTTCGGTGTACACATTAAATTCAATGTTCTGGG tATACTTGGCTACTCAGGGAATCAATCCAAAGGAACATCCCGTGAAACAAGAACTG GAGAGAATAAGAACATACATGAACAAGGTCAAAGAAATAGCAGACAAGAAAAAGGCTTCCAAACTCGATAAAGGCGCTGCTTCTAGATTTGTAAGAAACGCACTCTGGGAACCAAATGCTGAGGATGAACATACCTCCAAAACTCctgctaaaggaaaaaagagaaagatggacTAA